One region of Primulina tabacum isolate GXHZ01 chromosome 17, ASM2559414v2, whole genome shotgun sequence genomic DNA includes:
- the LOC142530535 gene encoding uncharacterized protein LOC142530535 — translation MRQRRWIELLKDYDLTISYHPGKSNKVADALSRKNESKITLASLSAQPCLQETVKLNQDRDPELKKLKGQVESGKSQGLQNDDKGVLWMKGRLCVPDSDNLRQEILSKQSTSDPEDYCNRWRYLSGSGNISPWTLWWGYQSRGKVKTEYG, via the exons atgaggcaaagacggtggATCGAACTCCTGAAGGATTACGACCTGACCAtcagctaccacccgggtaaatcGAACAAGGTGGCAGATGCTCTGAGTCGGAAAAATGAGAGCAAGATTACTCTGGCTTCACTCTCCGCTCAGCCATGTCTGCAAGAGACCGTCAAGCTAAACCAGGATCGAGACCCTGAACTAAAGAAACTTAAGGGACAAGTCGAAAGTGGGAAGTCTCAAGGTCTACAAAATGATGACAAAGGAGTCTTATGGATGAAAGGGCGACTGTGTGTACCAGACAGcgataaccttcgccaagaaatact gtcaaagcagagcaccagCGACCCGGAGGATTATTGCAACCGTTGGAGatacctgagtggaagtgggaacatatctccatggactttgtggtgggGTTACCAAAGTCGAGGCAAGGTCAAgacggaatatgggtaa
- the LOC142530298 gene encoding glycosyltransferase BC10-like, giving the protein MMQARMGSFGSLNGGEDPPVRLISQPYRPVPHRCLQFLLLFMGVSIVFSFLSIHASWYIRLPGVIPVVQPRIEPPCVHEPMDFKTWMRPPTTLSHEMDDSELFWRASFVPKIKKYPMERKAKIAFMFLTRGPLPMAPLWEKFFKGNGKLYSIYVHSFPSYQPEFRPSSVFYNRQIPSQVAEWGMMSMCDAERRLLANALLDISNEWFVLLSEACIPLRNFRIVYQYLARSKLSFIGSFDDPGPSGRGRYHEMMAPLVNITNWRKGSQWFELNRKLAVEVVQDNTYHPIFKQFCKPDCYVDEHYFPTMLSIEFPNLLANRSLTWVDWSRGGAHPASFGKDDITVEFFEELYEGAECMYNGKPTSLCFLFARKFAPSALAPLLNHSAKFFGF; this is encoded by the exons ATGATGCAAGCAAGAATGGGGAGTTTCGGGTCATTGAACGGAGGGGAAGACCCTCCCGTTAGACTGATAAGCCAACCCTACAGGCCAGTTCCACATAGATGTCTTCAGTTTCTATTGCTTTTCATGGGAGTGAGCATCGTTTTTTCATTTCTGAGTATTCATGCAAGCTGGTACATTCGCCTCCCAGGCGTCATTCCTGTAGTTCAGCCGAGAATCGAACCGCCCTGTGTTCATGAACCGATGGATTTCAAAACGTGGATGAGGCCTCCAACTACCCTTTCGCACGAAATGGATGACTCTGAGCTATTTTGGAGGGCTTCATTTGTTCCTAAGATTAAGAAGTACCCAATGGAAAGAAAGGCCAAGATTGCATTCATGTTCTTGACTAGAGGGCCTTTGCCTATGGCACCTCTTTGGGAGAAGTTCTTTAAGGGGAATGGGAAGCTTTATTCGATATACGTACATTCGTTCCCATCTTATCAGCCAGAGTTTCGGCCTTCATCCGTGTTCTACAATAGGCAAATTCCGAGCCAG GTTGCTGAGTGGGGCATGATGTCAATGTGTGATGCTGAAAGACGACTTCTAGCCAATGCATTACTTGATATCTCCAATGAATGGTTTGTCCTCCTATCCGAGGCGTGCATTCCTCTCCGAAACTTCAGAATTGTCTATCAGTACCTAGCAAGATCCAAACTCAGCTTCATTGGTTCGTTTGATGACCCCGGTCCTTCTGGTAGAGGACGTTACCATGAAATGATGGCCCCTTTAGTCAATATCACGAATTGGCGAAAAGGGTCCCAGTGGTTCGAACTTAACAGAAAACTTGCTGTGGAAGTCGTTCAAGATAACACCTACCACCCCATTTTCAAGCAGTTCTGTAAACCAGATTGTTATGTTGATGAGCATTATTTTCCAACTATGTTGAGCATTGAATTTCCTAATTTGCTCGCTAATAGAAGCCTAACATGGGTGGACTGGTCGAGGGGCGGGGCGCATCCTGCTTCGTTCGGGAAAGATGACATTACCGTGGAATTTTTTGAGGAACTATATGAAGGTGCGGAATGTATGTACAATGGTAAGCCAACTTCTCTATGTTTCTTGTTTGCTAGGAAGTTTGCTCCCAGTGCTTTGGCACCTTTATTAAATCATTCGGCTAAATTTTTTGGGTTCTGA